The genomic stretch TTTCCCGCACAGGCGGGATGGTCATATTGGTGTAGGCCAGAAAACCTATTTTTGCCGAGCTGTCCGGATATTTTTTCTGGAGAATGCCCGCCACCTTATTATAGAGTTCCAAGAAGGGGTCGGTCACGCTCCAACGGAGATAATATTTATCCCATTGCAGCTGCATCAGCTTTTTATCTCCCGGATAGGTAGACTCGTAAACTCCATCCTCCATACTCAGAGAAAAGCTCTCACCGCTAGCATATTTTTCCTCCACCTTCTTCACAATATGCTCTGCTGTTTCCGGTGCTGTCAGAGGAATGCGAAAAACGTTTTCGTTCAACTCTCGGACATATTGCCCCAGAGCATGTCCTGTCGGAGGAAAATCGCCCTTACCAAGGGTCATAAAATTACGTCGTTGAAACTCCTCCTTCCCTGCATGGTCACCAAGCCAAGAAATCCAATAGGTCCGTATCTCAAAGGGAGGAGCATAGACATAATCCAGTTCACCGAGAGTCAGCCGGGGCTGGGCAGGAATGCTCTCGCCGAATTCGGTGGGCAGGTACCATCGGCACCCCCAGCGGCGCAAAAGCTCAATGACGGCATAATAATGGCTGAGATCATTACTGCCGGCAAGGTACACCCGATTATCTTTACGCCGGAGGACAATGGCGTCGCTGCGCAAAAGGCCCTTTACCGTGACCGGTTTCTTCAAAGCAGCGACAAGGGATTTATCCGCCTTGAGGGCCTCTTGACCAATAATAATGAGCGGTTGCTTTCCCTTGAGGGCTGCGGCAATCGCCTCCGGGGTATTGGCAATTGTCGGAGCAGCACCGGACATCATTGCAATGTACTTTGCCAAATCCTCAGCAGCCAGCTGTTCATTGGGGCCTGCCTTCTCAGCAATCACGATCACAGCAGAGGTTTTACCTTTATCGGCAATGACCAGCTCCTGTATATCTTGTATAGCTTGAGCTTCCTGCACGTTGCTCTTAACAGTCTTTTGTTCTGCCCAACCTCTGACTGATACAGCAGCCATGCTCAGGAGGATGGTGGCAAAAAACAGCACCATCCTTTTTGTTCCTGTTATCTTTCCTGGATTCATACTGATCACCGGTCCAAAGCCCTTGTAATAAGATACACCCAATACCCGAGATACTCTTTGATCCCCTTGGTTGTCATTTCCAGGACTCCGGCCTGGGGCAGCCAGTCAAGAAAAGATGGGACACGCTCAACCAATTGATAATCCGTCGCTGCCGGAAGAACCGATACCCCAATTCTTGAAAAAAGAGCCTCAGCTCGGCGCATATGGGTAGCAGAGGTCACCAGCAGAATCTTTTTGACTCCCTGTTGATGTAAAATTTGTTGGCTGTACATCGCGTTTTGCTGCGTATTTCTGCTCTTGGTCTCCAGTAATATGCTGTCAGCCGGTATATCCATGAGTTGCAAAATATCTGCCATATCCTCAGCTTCAGATCGGTATCCCGGCTCATTACCACCGGATAAAATCAGAAGAGGAGCCTTCCCGGCCTTGAAAAGTCGGGCAGCATGAATAATTCGATCTGCACCGCCCCCGAGATCGGTCAGGCCAGTTCCGGGAACTCTCCCCCGTGTAACGCCGCCCAAAAGAACAATCGCATCCGCAGTCGGTATTTCTTCGAGAGAAAGCGGTGGATAACGACGTTCCAGGGAGTGCAGAACAAATTCGGCAGCTACCTGGGTCGAGCTGGCCCAAAGCAAAGCGACCGATATGAGCATCAGCAATCCGGCACCCCGTTTCCTGCGCATCCAAAGCAGAAGGAATGCAACAAGGAAAAAGATGATAGCCATGCCCAAAGGATAAACAAATAAGGGCAACAGCTTAGTGAGTGCAAAGCTCATATTTTCTTAAGAGAATAATAAATATTTTATTCAGCTCAGCCCAAACAGTTTGCAGGGTATTCTCATCTCGCCACCATTGTTCTTCCGGTGTTAACCGACTGCCGAACTCTCCTGAACTGACCACTGCAAGCCGAACCTCGCTCTCTGCAAATTGTGCTTTAAAAATCAAGGATGCCCGACGGGTATGGTAGGGATCAGTCACCACCAGCACATTTTGTATATTGTTTATACGACAATACTTCTCCACCAATTCAGCATCGGTAAAGGTATTCTTTGAGCCTTCGATGATGGTTATCCTGCCTGTCGCTGCGCAATCCGGGCAGAAACGTTCCAGCATCCAATCCCAGGCGTTTTTCTTGTTGTCCACCAGGACCAAATGGCTGACCAAACCGGCCTCATGCAAGGAAAAACCCTTGCGAAGACGACTCCCTCCCCCGCCGCCCAGCACCACAGCAATATCCGCCTGTTTAACTGGCTCGTCAACAATAAGCAGAAAAGGAGCATAGCGCATAAAAAGGATTCCAGCAGCAAGGACGAGCAAAATACCGAACACGGTGCCGCCCAGAAAGGAGAGTAAGCGCGTTTTCAACTTGGGCCTCTTGTCGCTCTATTTCCGTAAAAAAATAATCAGCCCTTCTGCAAACCGCCGGACATACAACCAAGGCAAGACGATTTTTCCCTCTTTCTGATAACGCCAAAGCATAAACGCCGGCGGAGGAAAAAGATTTTGCACAATATAAGCACAACGCTCCTGCCAAGTAGATAAACCTTTCAGTTCAAGTAAGGTCTGCTTTCTGATACCGTCACGCCTGCCGCTTCCAAGAAGCTGAGCAGCCGCTTCATTTTCGATTCTTTGGTGTAAAAAGAGCTTTAATTCTTCAGGACACACTGTGCCGAACCAAGATTGTGCTGTGGTTATGGCGTCAGCACAGAGCGAGATGATCTGAAGCTCCTTTACTCGTCGACAAAAGGCCTCTATCTCTTGCCCTGTCAAGGCTTGACAGAGTAAATGAATATCGTACAGCCAAATCAGCCGGTCACCGCTATGGGAAAAATGCCCTGCCCGGTGAAAGCAGGAAAAGATCAGCGCATCGACCTTGCTCAAGGTGCGGGCATTTTCTCCCAAGACAGGAATAGCCTCAGCGTTTTCAACGAGCTTTCCGTCAGCAAAGTCCCGGCTGAACTGACGGTTACAATTACTCACCTGCCAATGCAAATCATAGCAGCAGGAGAATCCTTGCGCTGTTTTCTTTGCATAGCTCATCTGGGTGTTGATATAATCCACCTGCGCTTCATGGAGAGGCGCGTAACCCAGTTTTTTCATCAAGCCTGCTGCCTTCTCTCGGTCTTCCTCTGAGAGGAGCAGATCAGTATCACATCTCGGACGCAGGCCCGGCTCCGGGTATAGGGTATAGGATAACGGCGTTCCTTTGAGGAGAAGTGGAGTAATCCCGATTTGAGCAAAGGCGTTGAGCAGGTGACGAAGATCCAGCTCAGCTACCAGTTCAAAGGCGACCTGATGCAAAGCTGTTTTCCGCAGGCGAAGCAAAAGGGGCTCAGGCCAAGCACGAGCACTGCTGACTTCTGAGGCGATCCTCCGAAACAGGAGCGGAGCCATTCCTTGGGAAACAACATCCTGAAAAAAAACTTCTTCTGAGAACTCTCTGCTTTCCTGCCACCTAGCTTCCTGCCCAAGAAAAACTTGACGAAGCAGCTCACCAGTCTCTGGGTGCAGTCCTCGAACCGTCACCGTCATCCACCTCTTATCGACTTGTTCAGGATGCCGAGGGAGCGATAGACTTCCCATGTTTGACGAAAAACAATCTCTTGGTCAAACTCCTTGCAGACCTTTTCACGGCCTGCTGTACCGAAATGAAGGCAAGTCTCCGGGTGATCCAGGAGATATTCAATCTTTTCAGCCAAGGCGACAGCATCTCCCACCGGCACGAGGAAGCCGTTTTTCTCATTCTCCACTATTTCCCGACAACCGGGTGCATCAGTGGTGATAATGGGTAGGGCCATAGATGCCGCTTCCAGAAGGCCTCGCGGGATTCCCTCCCGCCAACTTGGCAGAACCATGAGATCTACCTCTGTCATCAGCTGTTGCATATTTTCCACATGTCCGAGTACCGTTAACATACCGGATTTCTGCCATCTCCTTATATTCTGTTCTGGTACGGCACTAGGATTACCCAGATCCGCAACCCCGGCAAGCAGGAATTCAAGCTCATCGCTCCGATGGATCAATAACTCGGCAGCTTCCACATACTCCCTAATCCCCTTTTCCCAGAGCAACCGAGCAGCCAGCAAAACCCGAAATTTCCCTTGACGTACCTTTTGCACCGGAGCAAAACGCTCGGTATCCACGCCGGAGCCTCGAATCAGATGAATATGTTCCGGGCCGATCAGGTTATGCTTGAGAAACAAGGCTCTATCATCAGGATTCTGGAGAATCAAGTGACTCCCTTTTCCTCGTAAAGCCTGTCTGAGTAACCCCTTAACCAGAGGACGAAGGATACGGGCTCGCATAGATTGACTGATAAAGACATGCCCCAAGCCTGTAACAGCATGAATCCTGTTTTGTATTCCTACGGCCTGCGCAGCTAACGCACCGTAGATAACACTCTTAATGGTGAAATTATGCACTACATCAGGTTGCTCTTTTTTATATATTGAGCAGATATATTGGAGTAGTCGGACTTCACGAAAAGGATTAAGACTGCGCCGATTCATGGGCAGGGGGATCCAACGAAAACCCTCGTTCTCAATACGCGGCCCGTACTCGCCGGGCGGTGACATCATGACCACTTCAGCGCCTTGCTTGTGAAGAGAGCGGGCAAGATCAAGCCGGAAATTATAGAGATACCAATCTGTATTGGCGAAAAAAATGATTTTCAACTTTTCTGTTTCAGTTGATATTGACCGGCGAAAATAAATAGTCACACCAGTCCAACCTATCATGAACCCCTATTGATTCAATCTCCTTAAAACAGCGGAAATTACCCTCTTGATCCTTATTAATTCTATAAATGATATACCCTATTTCTTTGAAAAGAGATTCTAATTCTTCCTGTCGTTTCATTCTAGAAGAATTAGGCGTATATACCGGCAGAATTTCAACGAGCAACTTAGGGCGATTCTTTATTATAATTTTTTCAAACGCTTTCACAACTTCCA from Candidatus Electrothrix communis encodes the following:
- a CDS encoding YdcF family protein, producing MSFALTKLLPLFVYPLGMAIIFFLVAFLLLWMRRKRGAGLLMLISVALLWASSTQVAAEFVLHSLERRYPPLSLEEIPTADAIVLLGGVTRGRVPGTGLTDLGGGADRIIHAARLFKAGKAPLLILSGGNEPGYRSEAEDMADILQLMDIPADSILLETKSRNTQQNAMYSQQILHQQGVKKILLVTSATHMRRAEALFSRIGVSVLPAATDYQLVERVPSFLDWLPQAGVLEMTTKGIKEYLGYWVYLITRALDR
- a CDS encoding YdcF family protein — protein: MKTRLLSFLGGTVFGILLVLAAGILFMRYAPFLLIVDEPVKQADIAVVLGGGGGSRLRKGFSLHEAGLVSHLVLVDNKKNAWDWMLERFCPDCAATGRITIIEGSKNTFTDAELVEKYCRINNIQNVLVVTDPYHTRRASLIFKAQFAESEVRLAVVSSGEFGSRLTPEEQWWRDENTLQTVWAELNKIFIILLRKYELCTH
- a CDS encoding nucleotidyltransferase family protein, which encodes MTVTVRGLHPETGELLRQVFLGQEARWQESREFSEEVFFQDVVSQGMAPLLFRRIASEVSSARAWPEPLLLRLRKTALHQVAFELVAELDLRHLLNAFAQIGITPLLLKGTPLSYTLYPEPGLRPRCDTDLLLSEEDREKAAGLMKKLGYAPLHEAQVDYINTQMSYAKKTAQGFSCCYDLHWQVSNCNRQFSRDFADGKLVENAEAIPVLGENARTLSKVDALIFSCFHRAGHFSHSGDRLIWLYDIHLLCQALTGQEIEAFCRRVKELQIISLCADAITTAQSWFGTVCPEELKLFLHQRIENEAAAQLLGSGRRDGIRKQTLLELKGLSTWQERCAYIVQNLFPPPAFMLWRYQKEGKIVLPWLYVRRFAEGLIIFLRK
- a CDS encoding glycosyltransferase family 4 protein; protein product: MKIIFFANTDWYLYNFRLDLARSLHKQGAEVVMMSPPGEYGPRIENEGFRWIPLPMNRRSLNPFREVRLLQYICSIYKKEQPDVVHNFTIKSVIYGALAAQAVGIQNRIHAVTGLGHVFISQSMRARILRPLVKGLLRQALRGKGSHLILQNPDDRALFLKHNLIGPEHIHLIRGSGVDTERFAPVQKVRQGKFRVLLAARLLWEKGIREYVEAAELLIHRSDELEFLLAGVADLGNPSAVPEQNIRRWQKSGMLTVLGHVENMQQLMTEVDLMVLPSWREGIPRGLLEAASMALPIITTDAPGCREIVENEKNGFLVPVGDAVALAEKIEYLLDHPETCLHFGTAGREKVCKEFDQEIVFRQTWEVYRSLGILNKSIRGG